A part of Nitrospira sp. SG-bin1 genomic DNA contains:
- a CDS encoding translocase — protein sequence MLNKLNRWLQDSIFKPLEDKKMPVMEHLVEFQVRLTRAVIVLAVIFMGTFFYADALVKWLRVPLQNMFVPSKLTWEPTDLPTVPFVFLAPAEALWQNVKVAGLFAVVVAMPYLLFEVWRFVVPGLHAQERRFVAPFVCVSTLAFYAGVGFSFFFVLPFALNFLISYGVNAGFVPQISIAQYVGFALWFLTVFGLIFEVPLAITLMAKLGWVDAPFLVQYWKWALLGSFVIAAILTPTPDPFNQTLMAGPMFLLYWVGIFGAKVFGKKPSVESPQAGVPTVAMAGVGAGGAASGMAMPNASGDDYVAVPGGRPR from the coding sequence GTGCTGAATAAACTGAACCGGTGGCTGCAAGATTCGATCTTCAAGCCGCTGGAAGATAAAAAGATGCCGGTCATGGAACACCTGGTGGAGTTCCAGGTCCGGCTCACGCGCGCGGTGATCGTCCTGGCAGTCATCTTCATGGGGACGTTTTTTTATGCCGACGCGCTGGTCAAGTGGCTGCGGGTTCCGCTCCAGAATATGTTCGTGCCCAGCAAGCTGACGTGGGAACCCACCGATCTGCCGACCGTGCCGTTTGTCTTCCTGGCCCCCGCGGAGGCGCTGTGGCAGAACGTCAAAGTGGCCGGACTGTTCGCCGTCGTGGTCGCCATGCCGTATCTCTTGTTTGAGGTTTGGCGATTCGTCGTTCCGGGACTTCACGCGCAGGAGCGGCGGTTTGTCGCGCCGTTCGTCTGTGTGAGCACGTTGGCGTTCTACGCAGGGGTCGGGTTCTCGTTTTTCTTCGTCCTTCCCTTCGCCCTCAATTTTTTGATTTCGTACGGCGTGAACGCCGGATTCGTGCCGCAGATCTCGATCGCTCAGTACGTCGGGTTTGCCCTGTGGTTCCTGACGGTCTTCGGATTGATCTTTGAGGTCCCGTTGGCCATCACCCTCATGGCCAAGTTGGGCTGGGTCGATGCGCCGTTCCTGGTCCAGTATTGGAAGTGGGCGTTGTTGGGATCGTTCGTGATCGCCGCGATTTTGACTCCCACGCCGGATCCGTTCAATCAGACGCTGATGGCCGGCCCGATGTTTCTTCTCTACTGGGTGGGCATTTTCGGCGCGAAAGTATTTGGCAAGAAACCATCCGTGGAGAGTCCTCAAGCTGGGGTGCCGACCGTCGCCATGGCCGGAGTGGGTGCCGGAGGCGCCGCGTCAGGCATGGCGATGCCGAATGCCTCGGGTGACGACTATGTCGCAGTTCCCGGAGGCCGACCCCGTTAA
- a CDS encoding N cytosolic Fe-S cluster assembling factor nbp35, which produces MARELNVINSPNGSGDACTYMWACAICDETERCQKDKEGHSRWLVAKRMARIEHKVLIMSNKGGVGKSTCTTNIAVSLALKGWHVGICDMDIHGPNIPKMVGAEGQKLKISTSGGIIPFQAYNLKIASMSFLLQNSDDPIIWRDAYKYEFINQLLGGVDWQDLNFLLIDLPPGTGNESVTTIDLLGTVSGAVIVTTPQEVALLDSRKSVTFCKDSEVPIIGIVENMSGLECPHCHTHIDVFRKGGGEASALDMGVSFLGRIPLDPDVVTQSDAGEPFALFNSDTPTAEAYHRIANQVEAFCKKGASLLKAGRTADPLKGVGQ; this is translated from the coding sequence ATGGCACGTGAACTCAATGTCATCAACAGTCCCAATGGAAGCGGGGATGCCTGCACGTACATGTGGGCTTGCGCCATCTGCGACGAAACCGAGCGGTGCCAAAAGGATAAGGAAGGGCATAGCCGGTGGCTGGTCGCCAAGCGGATGGCGCGCATCGAGCACAAAGTGCTCATCATGAGCAATAAGGGCGGCGTGGGGAAGAGCACCTGCACCACGAACATCGCGGTGAGCCTGGCGCTCAAAGGTTGGCATGTCGGGATCTGCGACATGGACATTCACGGCCCCAACATTCCCAAAATGGTCGGCGCGGAAGGCCAGAAGCTCAAGATCAGCACCTCAGGCGGGATCATTCCCTTCCAAGCCTACAATTTGAAGATCGCCTCGATGTCGTTTCTCCTGCAGAACTCCGACGATCCCATCATTTGGCGCGATGCCTACAAGTATGAGTTCATCAATCAACTCCTCGGTGGAGTGGACTGGCAGGATTTGAACTTCCTGTTGATCGATCTCCCGCCGGGCACCGGAAACGAGTCGGTCACGACGATCGATTTGCTCGGCACGGTGAGCGGTGCCGTGATCGTGACCACGCCGCAAGAAGTGGCGCTGCTCGATTCCAGGAAATCAGTCACCTTTTGCAAGGACAGCGAGGTGCCGATCATCGGGATCGTGGAAAACATGAGCGGATTGGAGTGTCCGCATTGCCATACGCACATCGACGTCTTCCGGAAGGGCGGCGGGGAAGCGTCGGCGCTCGACATGGGCGTCTCGTTTTTGGGACGGATTCCGCTCGACCCGGACGTGGTCACACAGTCCGACGCGGGTGAGCCCTTTGCGCTGTTCAACTCTGACACGCCGACGGCGGAAGCCTACCACCGTATCGCGAATCAGGTGGAAGCGTTCTGTAAAAAGGGCGCCTCATTGCTGAAAGCGGGGCGGACGGCAGACCCGCTGAAAGGAGTCGGTCAGTGA